A window of Rhinatrema bivittatum chromosome 2, aRhiBiv1.1, whole genome shotgun sequence contains these coding sequences:
- the LOC115083685 gene encoding zinc finger protein 883-like isoform X1 — protein sequence MKENYETLSSLADSEVMQEEKREENREEHPIVLTLTARLSGNVCENLSQGTEGGDTSQSQQESEKKQRDPTGDSVDGVTACERSDREFTDIPEHQRPFQSNNSDQMTFDLHQREDKRKKSFHCDTCGKTFDRKCHFVLHQKTHTGARPFACSQCGKCFKQKLTLKFHQRIHTEGNTFSCIECKKNFSSRESLVIHQRTHTGKRPFHCPQDGESFSSEFSLLHHQKMETEERTFSSSESGGNIIQMQDLIINQKTQREEEICISTDGDRNFNQKGNFTEQLKFQPGERAYSSSECSKMLCYEKVFSRDGKTHCHERPLSCIQAEQCLNRKTDNSQQKKISKVESQFICTECGKSFRHKCNLTIHQRIHTGLKPFPCSECDKNFRTKGKLKLHQRVHTGVKPFPCSECDKCFRHKCNLTSHQRIHTGLKPFPCSECNKSFRHKCNLTIHQRIHTGLKPFPCSECDKNFRTKGELKLHQRVHTGVKPFPCSECDKCFKREGEMRRHQKIHTEEKPFPCSECDKCFKTKGGMRRHQKIHTREKPFKCTKCSKSFSQQEHLKNHQRSYSGEKPFTCIECGKSFSQKYNLTIHQKIHTGLKPFPCSECDKSFRHKCNLTIHQRVHTGLKPFPCSECDKCFKTKGEMRHHQKIHTGEKPFTCTECGKSFSQQGHLKYHQRIHTGEKPFTCSECGKSFHQKGYLTCHQKIHTGVKPNPSIL from the exons atgaaggagaattatgagaccctgagcTCTCTAG CAGACAGTGAGGTCAtgcaggaagagaagagggaggagaatcgagaagaacacCCTATAGTATTGACACTTACAGCAAGACTATCAGGGAATGTCTGTGAGAATCTTTCCCAGGGGACTGAGGGGGGAGACACGAGCCAAAGTCAGCAGGAATCAGAGAAGAAGCAGCGAGACCCTACAGGAGACTCAGTGGATGGAGTCACTGCATGTGAGAGAAGTGACAGGGAGTTCACAGACATCCctgagcaccagagacccttccaGAGTAATAATAGTGATCAAATGACTTTTGACCTCCACCAGCGAGAAGACAAAAGGAAGAAATCCTTTCACTGTGACACTTGTGGGAAAACTTTtgataggaaatgtcattttgtacTGCACCAGAAAACCCACACAGGAGCGAGACCTTTTGCATGCTCTcagtgtggaaaatgtttcaaacagAAGTTAACCCTGAAattccaccagagaatccacactgaagGGAATACTTTCAGTTGTATTGAATGTAAGAAAAACTTTTCTAGCAGGGAATCCTTAGTAATACACCAAAGAACGCACACAGGTAAAAGACCCTTTCATTGCCCTCAAGATGGGGAATCTTTCAGCTCTGAGTTCTCTTTATTACATCACCAGAAAATGGAGACAgaagagagaacattttcatCTTCTGAAAGTGGAGGAAACATCATTCAAATGCAAGACCTAATAATAAATCAAAAAAcacagagagaagaagaaatatGCATATCTACTGATGGTGACAGAAACTTCAATCAGAAAGGAAACTTCACGGAACAACTAAAATTCCAACCTGGAGAGAGAGCATATTCAAGTAGTGAATGCAGTAAAATGTTATGTTATGAGAAAGTCTTTTCAAGAGATGGAAAAACACATTGTcatgagagaccattgtcttgcaTCCAGGCTGAACAATGCTTGAATAGGAAGACGGACAATTCACAGCAGAAGAAAATCTCCAAAGTAGAAAGTCAATttatatgtactgagtgtggtaaaagctttaggcATAAGTGCAACCTGACAATCCACCAGAGAATTCATACTGGATTGAAACCATTTCCATGCTCTGAGTGTGATAAAAACTTTAGGACAAAGGGAAAACTGAAACTCCATCAAAGAGTCCACACTGGAGTCaaaccatttccatgttctgaGTGTGATAAATGCTTTAGGCATAAGTGCAACCTGACAagccaccagagaatccataccGGATTgaaaccatttccatgttctgaGTGTAATAAAAGCTTTAGGCATAAGTGCAACCTGAcaatccaccagagaatccatactggattGAAACCGTTTCCATGCTCTGAGTGTGATAAAAACTTTAGGACAAAGGGAGAACTGAAACTCCATCAAAGAGTCCACACTGGAGTCaaaccatttccatgttctgagtgtgataaatgctttaaaagagagggagaaatgagACGCCATCAGAAAATTCACACAGAAGAgaaaccatttccatgttctgaGTGTGATAAATGCTTTAAGACTAAGGGAGGAATGAGACGCCATCAGAAAATTCACAcaagagagaaaccatttaaatgtactaaATGTTCTAAAAGCTTCAGTCAGCAAGAGCACTTAAAAAACCATCAGAGAAGTTAttcaggagagaaaccatttacatgtattgagtgtggtaaaagctttagccAGAAATACAATCTGACAatccaccagaaaatccacactgggttgaaaccatttccatgttctgagtgtgataaaagctttaggCATAAGTGCAACCTGACAATCCACCAGAGAGTTCATACTGGATTGAAACCATTTCCATGCTCTGAGTGTGATAAATGCTTTAAGACTAAGGGAGAAATGAGACaccatcagaaaatccacacaggagagaagccatttacctgtaccgaatgtggtaaaagcttcagtcagcAAGGACACTTAAAATACCATCAGAGAATtcatacaggagagaaaccatttacttgTAGTGAGTGTGGGAAAAGTTTTCATCAGAAAGGATACCTCACATGtcatcagaaaatccacactggagTGAAACCAAATCCTAGTATTTTGTGA
- the LOC115083685 gene encoding zinc finger protein 883-like isoform X2, whose amino-acid sequence MKENYETLSSLDSEVMQEEKREENREEHPIVLTLTARLSGNVCENLSQGTEGGDTSQSQQESEKKQRDPTGDSVDGVTACERSDREFTDIPEHQRPFQSNNSDQMTFDLHQREDKRKKSFHCDTCGKTFDRKCHFVLHQKTHTGARPFACSQCGKCFKQKLTLKFHQRIHTEGNTFSCIECKKNFSSRESLVIHQRTHTGKRPFHCPQDGESFSSEFSLLHHQKMETEERTFSSSESGGNIIQMQDLIINQKTQREEEICISTDGDRNFNQKGNFTEQLKFQPGERAYSSSECSKMLCYEKVFSRDGKTHCHERPLSCIQAEQCLNRKTDNSQQKKISKVESQFICTECGKSFRHKCNLTIHQRIHTGLKPFPCSECDKNFRTKGKLKLHQRVHTGVKPFPCSECDKCFRHKCNLTSHQRIHTGLKPFPCSECNKSFRHKCNLTIHQRIHTGLKPFPCSECDKNFRTKGELKLHQRVHTGVKPFPCSECDKCFKREGEMRRHQKIHTEEKPFPCSECDKCFKTKGGMRRHQKIHTREKPFKCTKCSKSFSQQEHLKNHQRSYSGEKPFTCIECGKSFSQKYNLTIHQKIHTGLKPFPCSECDKSFRHKCNLTIHQRVHTGLKPFPCSECDKCFKTKGEMRHHQKIHTGEKPFTCTECGKSFSQQGHLKYHQRIHTGEKPFTCSECGKSFHQKGYLTCHQKIHTGVKPNPSIL is encoded by the exons atgaaggagaattatgagaccctgagcTCTCTAG ACAGTGAGGTCAtgcaggaagagaagagggaggagaatcgagaagaacacCCTATAGTATTGACACTTACAGCAAGACTATCAGGGAATGTCTGTGAGAATCTTTCCCAGGGGACTGAGGGGGGAGACACGAGCCAAAGTCAGCAGGAATCAGAGAAGAAGCAGCGAGACCCTACAGGAGACTCAGTGGATGGAGTCACTGCATGTGAGAGAAGTGACAGGGAGTTCACAGACATCCctgagcaccagagacccttccaGAGTAATAATAGTGATCAAATGACTTTTGACCTCCACCAGCGAGAAGACAAAAGGAAGAAATCCTTTCACTGTGACACTTGTGGGAAAACTTTtgataggaaatgtcattttgtacTGCACCAGAAAACCCACACAGGAGCGAGACCTTTTGCATGCTCTcagtgtggaaaatgtttcaaacagAAGTTAACCCTGAAattccaccagagaatccacactgaagGGAATACTTTCAGTTGTATTGAATGTAAGAAAAACTTTTCTAGCAGGGAATCCTTAGTAATACACCAAAGAACGCACACAGGTAAAAGACCCTTTCATTGCCCTCAAGATGGGGAATCTTTCAGCTCTGAGTTCTCTTTATTACATCACCAGAAAATGGAGACAgaagagagaacattttcatCTTCTGAAAGTGGAGGAAACATCATTCAAATGCAAGACCTAATAATAAATCAAAAAAcacagagagaagaagaaatatGCATATCTACTGATGGTGACAGAAACTTCAATCAGAAAGGAAACTTCACGGAACAACTAAAATTCCAACCTGGAGAGAGAGCATATTCAAGTAGTGAATGCAGTAAAATGTTATGTTATGAGAAAGTCTTTTCAAGAGATGGAAAAACACATTGTcatgagagaccattgtcttgcaTCCAGGCTGAACAATGCTTGAATAGGAAGACGGACAATTCACAGCAGAAGAAAATCTCCAAAGTAGAAAGTCAATttatatgtactgagtgtggtaaaagctttaggcATAAGTGCAACCTGACAATCCACCAGAGAATTCATACTGGATTGAAACCATTTCCATGCTCTGAGTGTGATAAAAACTTTAGGACAAAGGGAAAACTGAAACTCCATCAAAGAGTCCACACTGGAGTCaaaccatttccatgttctgaGTGTGATAAATGCTTTAGGCATAAGTGCAACCTGACAagccaccagagaatccataccGGATTgaaaccatttccatgttctgaGTGTAATAAAAGCTTTAGGCATAAGTGCAACCTGAcaatccaccagagaatccatactggattGAAACCGTTTCCATGCTCTGAGTGTGATAAAAACTTTAGGACAAAGGGAGAACTGAAACTCCATCAAAGAGTCCACACTGGAGTCaaaccatttccatgttctgagtgtgataaatgctttaaaagagagggagaaatgagACGCCATCAGAAAATTCACACAGAAGAgaaaccatttccatgttctgaGTGTGATAAATGCTTTAAGACTAAGGGAGGAATGAGACGCCATCAGAAAATTCACAcaagagagaaaccatttaaatgtactaaATGTTCTAAAAGCTTCAGTCAGCAAGAGCACTTAAAAAACCATCAGAGAAGTTAttcaggagagaaaccatttacatgtattgagtgtggtaaaagctttagccAGAAATACAATCTGACAatccaccagaaaatccacactgggttgaaaccatttccatgttctgagtgtgataaaagctttaggCATAAGTGCAACCTGACAATCCACCAGAGAGTTCATACTGGATTGAAACCATTTCCATGCTCTGAGTGTGATAAATGCTTTAAGACTAAGGGAGAAATGAGACaccatcagaaaatccacacaggagagaagccatttacctgtaccgaatgtggtaaaagcttcagtcagcAAGGACACTTAAAATACCATCAGAGAATtcatacaggagagaaaccatttacttgTAGTGAGTGTGGGAAAAGTTTTCATCAGAAAGGATACCTCACATGtcatcagaaaatccacactggagTGAAACCAAATCCTAGTATTTTGTGA